A section of the Pedobacter sp. HDW13 genome encodes:
- a CDS encoding response regulator transcription factor: protein MINIILADDHNIIRASLKALIEKYEGIKVIAEVSDGLAVLDLLEKGIKADIVLSDIVMPKLDGIALTNTIKTKGYPVKVVVLSILDDEKYASNAFTSGASAYLSKDIEEDELLFCLQHVMKGKRYLSSDLCISILERFNNQLNMLAQNMSNGINFSEREINVLKLIAEGLTNQEIADKLYLSRRTVESQREALISKTGTKNSASLVRFAMRNGYVA from the coding sequence ATGATTAACATTATTCTTGCGGATGATCATAATATTATCCGGGCTTCGCTTAAAGCACTTATTGAAAAATATGAAGGTATCAAAGTTATAGCAGAAGTATCAGATGGATTAGCCGTTTTAGATCTTCTTGAAAAGGGAATAAAAGCTGATATTGTTTTATCAGATATCGTAATGCCGAAGCTCGATGGTATAGCACTAACGAATACCATTAAAACAAAAGGATACCCCGTAAAAGTGGTTGTATTATCAATTTTAGATGATGAAAAATATGCTTCAAATGCCTTTACATCAGGTGCTTCTGCCTATTTATCAAAGGACATAGAAGAAGACGAATTGCTGTTTTGCCTGCAACATGTAATGAAGGGAAAACGTTACCTTTCTTCTGATTTATGTATCTCCATTCTTGAACGTTTTAATAACCAGCTCAACATGCTGGCCCAGAATATGAGCAACGGAATTAACTTTTCAGAGCGCGAAATTAACGTGTTAAAGCTCATTGCCGAAGGACTCACCAACCAGGAAATTGCCGATAAATTATACCTGAGCAGGCGTACTGTAGAGAGCCAGAGAGAGGCTCTGATTAGTAAAACCGGTACTAAAAACTCTGCTTCATTGGTGCGTTTTGCTATGCGAAATGGGTACGTTGCCTAG
- a CDS encoding PAS domain-containing sensor histidine kinase, which produces MAQFNTDIFCKLGGLSADGYFIFDQKKRDFVYLNNSIGKIWELETGDILEKPALLLKNIHPEDADHVVSCYDESLEAKAEKKYEFRLLFNDHEKYLRASVFNITDGADLYLLGIVEDTTVMRHNKIHIEQINSRKNITLEVLAHDLKEPLGMIKFAASSIEERLVNTGDLKVIEALSFIKDMCARNLLLVRSMINREFLKSSVIEIGKERADLVWELRDVVRFYKRSKLGRTKNIQFTSSADKIYLQLDSMKFLQVINNLISNALKFTADDGYIGLHAEAYENKVLISVTDDGIGIPDELQAGLFDRLPQTLRPGLKGQESGGFGMGIIKAIVELHRGKIWFTSKVGVGTTFYIELPK; this is translated from the coding sequence ATGGCTCAATTCAATACAGATATTTTTTGTAAGCTTGGTGGTTTATCTGCTGATGGATATTTCATTTTTGATCAAAAAAAGAGAGATTTCGTTTACCTCAACAACTCAATAGGAAAAATTTGGGAATTAGAGACTGGAGACATTCTTGAAAAACCAGCATTGTTGTTAAAAAATATTCATCCCGAAGATGCCGATCATGTGGTATCCTGCTATGATGAGAGCCTGGAAGCTAAAGCTGAAAAAAAATACGAGTTCAGGTTACTGTTCAACGATCATGAAAAGTACTTACGCGCCAGCGTTTTTAACATCACAGATGGCGCAGATTTATATTTACTGGGTATTGTAGAAGATACGACAGTAATGAGGCATAATAAAATTCATATTGAACAAATTAACTCTCGTAAAAATATTACCCTCGAGGTTTTGGCTCACGATTTAAAAGAGCCTCTCGGGATGATAAAATTTGCAGCTTCATCAATAGAAGAAAGGTTAGTGAACACTGGCGATTTGAAGGTAATAGAAGCTTTGAGTTTTATAAAAGATATGTGTGCGCGTAATTTATTATTGGTGCGGAGTATGATTAACCGCGAATTCTTAAAGTCGTCGGTAATAGAAATTGGAAAGGAACGGGCTGATCTGGTTTGGGAGTTGAGGGATGTGGTTCGTTTTTACAAACGCTCTAAGCTTGGCAGAACGAAGAACATCCAGTTTACCAGTTCTGCCGATAAAATCTATCTGCAGTTAGACAGTATGAAGTTTTTGCAGGTAATCAACAATCTGATCTCGAATGCACTAAAATTTACAGCCGACGATGGTTATATTGGTTTACATGCCGAAGCTTATGAAAATAAGGTTTTGATAAGCGTAACCGATGATGGCATCGGTATCCCCGACGAATTACAGGCAGGTCTTTTCGATCGCTTGCCGCAAACCCTAAGGCCGGGTTTAAAGGGACAAGAATCTGGTGGTTTTGGGATGGGGATAATAAAGGCAATTGTAGAATTACATCGGGGAAAAATCTGGTTTACAAGCAAAGTTGGCGTTGGAACTACCTTCTATATTGAGCTCCCGAAGTAG
- a CDS encoding Gfo/Idh/MocA family protein, translating into MIREPYCIVKLLLRFNCLTICLLLSSLLVLAQAKLSVAVAGLNHDHVYLIMNSYQKAEVNIIGIAENNQELVNRFKTRYKIPDSVFYHNLTDLLRHKKPDVVLAYNAISDHLAVVEAAAPLGISVMVEKPLAISVKQAERMAALASQYKIHVFTNYETTWYPSNQEIYKNVKQTNSIGPLRKMIVHDGHQGPKEIGVSKEFLSWLTDPNKNGAGALVDFGCYGANLMTWLMDGQKPISVTAITHQIKKDVYPNVDDDATILLEYASATGIIEASWNWPFSIKDMEVFGTIGYMQAINEKNLRSKTTGKGDYQIYQAQSLNPVYANHLNYLAAVLKGDIDPGNDLSSLANNLIVVKILEAAKTSAKTGKKVLLK; encoded by the coding sequence ATGATCAGGGAACCTTATTGCATTGTTAAGTTGCTTTTGCGCTTCAATTGCCTAACTATTTGTTTATTACTTTCTTCCCTTTTAGTGCTAGCGCAGGCTAAATTAAGTGTTGCCGTAGCCGGACTAAATCACGATCATGTATATCTGATCATGAACAGTTATCAGAAAGCTGAAGTTAATATCATTGGCATTGCCGAAAATAATCAAGAACTGGTAAACAGGTTTAAAACCCGTTACAAAATACCAGATAGTGTATTTTATCATAATCTTACCGATTTACTTCGTCATAAAAAACCAGATGTTGTTTTAGCTTATAATGCCATAAGCGATCATTTAGCAGTGGTAGAAGCAGCCGCACCGCTTGGTATATCGGTAATGGTCGAAAAACCTTTAGCCATTTCGGTAAAACAAGCCGAACGTATGGCTGCATTGGCGAGCCAATATAAAATACATGTATTTACCAATTACGAAACAACCTGGTATCCCAGCAATCAGGAAATTTATAAAAACGTAAAACAAACTAATAGTATTGGACCTTTGCGGAAAATGATTGTGCACGACGGGCACCAGGGACCTAAAGAAATTGGAGTAAGCAAAGAATTTTTAAGCTGGTTAACCGATCCCAATAAAAACGGGGCAGGAGCCCTTGTCGATTTTGGTTGTTACGGGGCAAATTTAATGACCTGGCTAATGGATGGGCAGAAGCCAATATCAGTTACGGCTATTACCCATCAAATTAAGAAAGATGTTTATCCCAATGTTGATGATGACGCCACCATTTTACTCGAATATGCATCCGCTACCGGAATTATCGAAGCTTCATGGAACTGGCCGTTTAGCATAAAAGATATGGAAGTATTTGGTACAATAGGGTATATGCAGGCCATTAATGAAAAGAATTTAAGAAGCAAAACCACAGGAAAGGGCGATTATCAGATTTATCAGGCACAATCCCTGAACCCCGTATATGCAAATCATTTAAACTATTTAGCGGCTGTTTTAAAGGGAGATATTGATCCCGGCAATGATTTGTCGTCATTGGCCAATAACTTAATTGTAGTAAAAATTCTGGAGGCCGCTAAAACTTCGGCCAAAACCGGTAAAAAAGTACTACTGAAATGA
- a CDS encoding DUF1801 domain-containing protein, translated as MIKKDMAQNKTTENELSVTNFINTVAAETKRTDCFALSHIITETTGFKAKMWGTAIVGFGSYHYKYESGREGDAPLVGFSPRKEAIALYLSAHFKNRDELLARFGKHKTAKACIYVKKMSDIDIPVLREMILNSVVHISNLYP; from the coding sequence ATGATAAAAAAAGATATGGCACAGAATAAAACCACCGAAAACGAGTTAAGTGTTACTAATTTTATCAATACGGTAGCAGCTGAAACCAAACGCACAGATTGCTTTGCCCTATCGCACATTATAACCGAAACAACTGGCTTTAAGGCCAAAATGTGGGGTACTGCTATTGTAGGTTTTGGTAGCTACCATTATAAATATGAAAGTGGCCGCGAGGGAGATGCTCCCCTGGTTGGCTTCTCGCCACGCAAAGAGGCCATTGCGCTGTATCTTTCCGCACATTTTAAAAACCGAGATGAGTTACTTGCCAGATTTGGGAAACATAAAACGGCTAAGGCCTGCATATATGTGAAAAAAATGAGCGATATCGATATCCCTGTTTTAAGGGAAATGATCCTCAATTCTGTAGTACATATAAGCAATTTATATCCTTAA
- a CDS encoding S9 family peptidase, producing MIKKLHLYLWIAGACISLHATAQDAVSYRTPPKEIADLLLAKPTPGVSIGGKAEWILFSERNSYPSVEELAMPEYRIAGLRLNPNNYSLSRQTYINNFSLKNIKSNQTFPVTGLPTPLFAGNISWNPSQNKIAFTHTTQKGVDLYVIDLATKKATKTNKAFLNVVLGSGITWLNDNTLIYRTATKPASAAPAKPLMPKGPTIQQNLGKAAPSVTYQDLIKSPFDEQLFEFFATSQLVKNTAGVETPIGKPAIYGSTSLSPDKNYILIETIRKPFSYLVSAYGFPSTVTITDLAGKTVKVIAELPSSEGTPSGYDNAQNVPHGFDWRDDEPATLVWSKPLDSGLIKKDVPYHDAVYAISAPFTGTEKELFKTQTRFRGIQWGDANLALIMEGLRSKQTSKVSRYNPTTGTVEELYSRNQTDAYGNPGSPVTTKNKYGRQVIKTVDNGTKLLMNNPVGSSEKGDLPFLAKFDLASKKNEIIWRSAEGTFEYVSEVIDPDKLVLLTRKESQKLVPNYFIKNLVLRIADRPITDFSNPYPSLEGITKEKISYKRADGVDLTGDLYLPKGYNKEKDGPLPALIWAYPREFNSAADAAQIRGSKDKFTAISWASPIFWVTRGYAVLDNAEMPIVAKEGKKPNDTFVDQLQLNAEAAINKLADLGVGDKKRMAVGGHSYGAFMTANLLAHTNLFAAGIARSGAYNRTLTPFGFQNEERTYWQAPQLYYEMSPFSYADKIKTPLLLIHGDSDDNPGTFPINSERLFNAIKGAGGTTRFVFLPYEAHSYRGKENLLHMLWEQDQWLEKYVKNKK from the coding sequence ATGATTAAAAAACTACACCTCTATTTATGGATAGCGGGCGCTTGTATTTCGCTACATGCAACCGCACAGGATGCGGTAAGCTACAGAACCCCGCCTAAAGAAATTGCCGATTTATTACTGGCCAAACCTACACCGGGCGTGAGCATTGGTGGCAAGGCCGAATGGATCTTATTTAGTGAACGTAACTCCTATCCATCCGTAGAAGAGCTGGCTATGCCCGAATACCGCATTGCAGGTTTAAGGCTAAATCCGAATAATTATTCGCTAAGCAGACAAACGTATATCAACAATTTTAGTCTTAAAAACATCAAGTCTAACCAAACCTTTCCGGTTACTGGCTTGCCTACACCATTATTTGCCGGCAACATCAGCTGGAATCCATCGCAAAATAAAATTGCCTTTACCCATACCACACAAAAAGGAGTAGATCTTTACGTGATCGATCTGGCCACAAAAAAAGCTACAAAAACCAATAAAGCCTTTTTAAATGTAGTTTTAGGCAGTGGCATAACCTGGTTAAACGATAATACTTTAATTTACCGTACAGCAACTAAACCCGCAAGTGCTGCACCGGCCAAACCATTAATGCCTAAAGGACCAACCATACAGCAAAACCTGGGCAAGGCAGCACCAAGCGTTACTTATCAGGATTTAATTAAATCGCCTTTTGATGAGCAGTTGTTTGAGTTCTTTGCCACTTCGCAACTGGTAAAAAATACAGCAGGAGTAGAAACACCTATTGGAAAACCTGCTATTTATGGCTCAACCAGCTTATCGCCAGATAAAAACTATATATTGATAGAAACCATCCGCAAGCCTTTTTCTTATCTGGTTTCGGCCTATGGCTTTCCATCAACCGTTACCATTACCGATTTAGCAGGTAAAACTGTTAAAGTAATTGCAGAACTACCTTCGTCAGAAGGTACTCCATCAGGTTATGACAATGCACAAAATGTACCTCACGGATTTGATTGGCGGGATGATGAACCGGCAACGCTGGTTTGGTCTAAACCTTTAGATAGTGGCTTAATTAAAAAAGATGTTCCTTATCATGATGCAGTATATGCTATAAGCGCACCTTTTACAGGCACAGAGAAAGAATTGTTTAAAACGCAAACCCGTTTTCGTGGTATACAATGGGGCGATGCCAATCTGGCATTAATTATGGAAGGACTACGCAGTAAACAAACCAGCAAAGTAAGCCGTTATAACCCAACAACAGGTACCGTAGAAGAATTGTATAGCAGAAATCAAACCGATGCCTATGGTAACCCTGGTTCTCCGGTAACAACTAAAAACAAATACGGCCGTCAGGTAATTAAAACTGTAGATAACGGCACCAAGCTACTCATGAACAATCCGGTTGGCTCTTCAGAAAAAGGAGATTTACCTTTTCTAGCAAAGTTCGACCTGGCCAGCAAGAAAAATGAAATTATCTGGCGCAGTGCCGAAGGAACCTTTGAATATGTAAGCGAAGTAATTGATCCCGATAAGTTGGTGTTACTTACCCGCAAAGAGAGTCAGAAACTGGTACCAAATTATTTTATCAAAAACCTGGTTCTCCGCATTGCCGACAGGCCAATAACCGATTTCAGTAATCCCTATCCATCCTTAGAAGGTATTACCAAAGAAAAAATTTCATACAAACGTGCCGATGGAGTTGATTTAACCGGCGATTTATACTTACCAAAAGGATATAACAAAGAGAAAGATGGCCCGCTACCTGCTTTGATCTGGGCTTACCCGCGTGAGTTTAACTCTGCAGCTGATGCGGCTCAAATCCGAGGATCGAAAGATAAATTTACCGCTATTAGCTGGGCCTCGCCTATTTTTTGGGTAACCCGCGGCTACGCTGTTTTAGATAATGCCGAAATGCCAATTGTAGCTAAAGAAGGCAAAAAACCTAACGATACTTTTGTTGATCAGTTACAGTTAAATGCCGAAGCAGCCATTAATAAACTGGCCGATTTAGGCGTAGGCGACAAAAAACGTATGGCAGTTGGCGGTCACAGCTATGGCGCATTTATGACCGCGAACTTACTGGCGCACACCAATCTTTTTGCAGCCGGTATTGCCCGCAGTGGTGCTTATAACCGTACCTTAACCCCTTTCGGTTTCCAAAATGAAGAGCGTACCTATTGGCAGGCACCTCAGTTATATTATGAAATGAGTCCATTCAGCTATGCCGATAAAATTAAAACACCTTTACTTTTAATTCACGGCGATTCTGACGATAACCCTGGTACCTTCCCCATTAACAGTGAGCGTTTGTTTAATGCCATTAAAGGTGCAGGCGGTACTACCCGTTTTGTATTTTTACCTTACGAAGCCCACAGCTACCGCGGTAAAGAAAACCTGTTGCATATGCTATGGGAGCAAGATCAGTGGTTAGAAAAATATGTGAAAAACAAAAAATAA
- a CDS encoding DnaJ C-terminal domain-containing protein yields the protein MDYIDYYKVLDLKKDATTEDIKKAYRKLARRHHPDLNPNNDEANKKFQQVNEANEVLSDPEKRKKYDKYGKDWQHADQLDAQQQQQRQYQSQGRGYGGNSYSGGFGGDDFSDFFSSMFGGGGRSSRNSPFKGQDYNADLQLNLLDAYTSHKQTLTVNGKQVRITIPAGVENGQKIKLPGYGAPGVNNGPPGDLYIKFSITDNPKFKRKGNDIYIQEEIDLYIAVLGGEKIIDTLNGKVKLKVPEGTQPDATLRLKGKGFPVYKKENHFGDLYIKWLVKLPTGLNAEQKELFEKLSKL from the coding sequence ATGGACTACATAGACTATTATAAAGTCCTCGATTTAAAAAAAGATGCAACAACCGAGGATATTAAGAAAGCTTATAGAAAACTAGCCCGGAGGCACCACCCCGACCTTAACCCAAACAATGATGAGGCCAACAAAAAATTTCAGCAGGTTAACGAAGCTAACGAAGTTTTAAGCGACCCTGAAAAGCGAAAGAAATACGACAAGTATGGCAAAGATTGGCAACATGCTGATCAGTTAGATGCTCAGCAACAGCAACAGAGACAATATCAATCACAAGGAAGAGGTTACGGAGGCAATAGCTATTCGGGTGGATTTGGTGGTGATGATTTCTCTGATTTCTTTTCTTCCATGTTTGGTGGCGGAGGCCGAAGCAGCAGAAATTCGCCTTTTAAAGGACAAGATTACAACGCCGATTTACAGCTAAACCTGCTCGATGCCTATACTAGCCACAAGCAAACCTTAACGGTAAATGGTAAACAAGTGCGCATCACCATCCCTGCAGGGGTAGAAAACGGACAAAAAATTAAATTACCAGGTTATGGCGCACCCGGTGTAAACAATGGTCCTCCCGGCGATTTATACATCAAGTTTAGCATTACCGATAATCCTAAATTTAAAAGAAAAGGAAACGACATCTACATACAGGAAGAGATCGACTTATATATAGCTGTGTTGGGCGGCGAGAAAATTATAGATACTCTTAATGGCAAGGTGAAATTAAAAGTGCCGGAAGGTACACAGCCCGATGCCACCTTGCGTTTAAAAGGGAAAGGGTTCCCTGTTTATAAAAAAGAAAATCACTTTGGCGATTTATACATTAAATGGCTGGTTAAATTACCTACCGGGTTAAACGCCGAACAAAAAGAACTATTCGAAAAACTCTCCAAACTTTAA